DNA from Pseudomonas mendocina:
TCCTCGTCGCCGCTGCGGTTGAGCGGGGCGATCAGGCCGCCGGTGACCTTGGCGGCTTCTTCGAGGATGGCATCGGCGGTGTCGGCATCGACGGTGTCCGCCAGGGCCGGCAGGCGTGCCCACAGGCTGGGGGCCTGGAAGACTTCATGGAGGACGAAGCGCATGTCGCGCAGCGGGGCGTTGAATTCAGGCATGACGGACTACTCGTAAGGGTTTTCGCACGAAGCGCTAGGGAAAGGAAAAGGCTCTAACCGGTTGCCTTGGCAGCGCCGGTACCGCGCACGGCGATGGCCTCGATTTCGAACATCAGCTCAGGCAGTGCCAGCGCCTTGACTTCAACGATGCTGTCCGCGGGATAGGGCGGACGGAAGTAGCGACGGCGCAGTTCCACGACCTCGGGGAAATGCCCCATGTCGGTGAGAAACAGCGTGACCTTGACCACGTCATCCAGGCTTGCGCCGCCGGCCTGCAGCACCTGCTGCAGATTGCCGAAGGCGCATTCGGCCTGCTGCACGAAATCGCCGGCTCCGACCACACCACCTTGCGCATCCAGCGCGGCCTGGCCAGACACGAACAGCCAGTCACCCAGCGCAATCGCCTGGGACAGGGCGAAGGGTTCGAATGGATCCGTTTCGGTTCGCACGCGTTGCATCGTCAGAGCCGCTGGCATGAGGCACTCCTGATCAACCGGGTTCAAGGCAGTAGGTTGTTCGTTCATGGGGGGCTGATGCGCAGCACCACCTTGCCGAAATGCTGGCCCGACTGCAGATGCGCCAGGGCTTTGGGCAGATCGAGCCAGTCGTGCACGCTGTCGAGCAGTGGGCGCAGGCCGTTGGCCTCGATGGCGCGGTTCATCGACTCGAACGACTGCCGCGGGCCGACGGCGATGCCGCGCACGCGGGCATTGCGTTGCAGGATCAGCAACGGGTTGATCTCGCCCTGCTGACCGCCGAGGTAGCCGATCACGTTGATCTGGCCGCTGGTGTGCAGCGACAGCAGCGACTGGGCGAAGCTGCGCGGGCCGCCCACTTCCAGCACATGATCGACGCCGTGTCCCTGGGTGATGGCCATGACCTGTTCGTGCCAGTCGGGCGTGCTGCGGTAATTGACCAGCCCCGTGGCGCCGAGCGCTTGCAGGCGCTGCAGCTTGTCATCCTGGCTGGAGCTGACGATCACTCGGGCGCCGTGCAACAGGGCGAATTGCAGGGCGAACAGCGACACGCCGCCGCTGCCTTGCAGCAGCACCCAGTCGCCGGCCTTGATCTGGCCTTCGACCACCAGCGCCTGCCAGGCCGTCAATGCGGCGCAGGGCAGGGTGGCGGCTTCTTCCCAGGACAGGTGCCCGGGGCAGGGCACCACGCCGCGCTCATCGAGCAGCACGTATTCGCTGAGCATGCCATCGAGCGGGCCGCCCAGCGGCAACACGCTGCCGGTATCGCCCAGGCGTCCGCCTTCCCAGCCCTGCCAGAAGCAGCCGATCACCCGTTCGCCCGGGGTGAACCGGGTGACTGCCGCGCCGACTTCGACCACCTCGCCAGCGCCATCCGAGAGCAGGGTGAAGGCGTGCTGAGGTTGGCCCTGATAGGTGCCGCTGGCCATTTCCAGGTCACGGTAGTTGAGCGCCGCTGCCTGCACCTTGATCAGCACCTGCTGCGGGCCGGGCGTCGGGCGGGGGCGTTCGATCAGGCGCAGGGCCGCGAGTCCGAAGGGCGGCGTTGCCTGCCAGGCTTTCATACGTGGTTCTCTCCACTCTGTAGACGTTTGAGGCGGCGCCACAAGGTGGTCTGGCTGATGCCCAGGTACTCGGCGGCCATGCTTTTGTTGCCGGCGAACAGTTGCAGCGCCTTGACGATTTCTTCCTGCTCGACGTGATGCAGGTGCCCGCCGTTCTCACCCTCGCCAAGGGGGGCGTAGAGCTCGGGCACCACTCGCGGCAGCGCCTCGAGCAGGGCTTCGCAACTGCCGTACATGCGCTGCGAGACGATCAGCCGTTCCACCACGTTCTCCAGCTGGCGTACGTTGCCGGGCCAGTGATAGCGGCGAAACACCTGGGCCACGCCCTTGATCAGCGCGTCCGGTTCCACCTCCAGGGCGTAGCGCAGGCCTTCGCGGCGCATCAGGTAGGCGGTCAGTACCGGAATGTCTTCGACCCGCTCGCGCAGCGGCGGGATGTGCACGGCGAAGGTGCTGATGCGGTAGTAGAGGTCTTCGCGGAAGCGCCCGGCGCGTACTTCGTCCATCAGGTCGACGTTGCAGGCGGCGACGAACTTGATGTTCAGCGAGATCGGCCGCCGTGAGCCGACCGGGCTCACTTCGCGTTCCTGTAGCACGCGCAGCAATTTGGCCTGCTGCGGCAGCGGCAGCGAGTTGATCTCGTCCATGAAGAAGGTGCCGTTGTTGGCGCTTTCCAGCAGGCCGGACTTGCCGCCGCTCTTGGCGCTGGTGAAGGCGCCCTCGGCATAGCCGAACAACTCCGACTCGAACAGCTCTGCAGGGATCGCCGCACAGTTGATCGCCACGAACGGGCCCTTGGCATTGGCGCTGGAAACGTGCACCTGGCGCGCTGCCAGCTCCTTGCCGGTACCGGTTTCACCGCGGATCAGCACGGTGCCCGGTGTGGCACCGTAAACGTTCAACTGGTTCTGCACTTCCGCCATCCGGCTGGACTGGAACACCAGGCGCCGCCCGTCATCCTGGGGCATGGCCAGTGGGCTGAGCTGGAAACTGTAGAGAAAACCGACAGCTTCGCCGCCCAGCTCGAACGGCTGCTTGGTCAGGCTGCATAGGCGGTCACCCAGCAGCAGGCCCTCGGCACGCAGGCTCTGGGCATCGAGCATCTTGCTGTCGAGCACGCCATCGAGGCGCCGGCGTCGGCCGATGTTGGGGATCAAGGTGCTGGCTGCGTTGTTCCAGGCCACCACTGCACCCGTGCGGTTGGTGAGCACCTGGGGTTGGTGATTCTGTTCCAGCAGGAACTGACCGATGGCCGCGTGCTGTTGTTCGCGCTTGTGCTGGCCGGCCTGGCGGATCGCCTTGCGCAGCAGGTTGCGGCACGACTCGCGCGAGTACAGCAGCACCGACTGCAGCCCGGCGTACTCGGCCAGGTCGCAGGCATAGCTGGAGCCGATGACCACGCCGAAGCCCTCGTTGCGCACGCTGTGGAAGATCTCCTTGGCGTGTTCGGCGGTGCTGTAGGTGTGGTGGGTGAGTTCGACACCGTCGAACAGGCTGAGCAGCTCGACGTTGGTTTCCTGCCGCTCGTAGGTCAGCAGCAGGATTTTCGAGGAAATGCGCCGCGCGGTGAGCACGGCCTGGATCAGGTCGGCCTGCTCCACCTTCAGTGCCAGCACCGGAATGGGCAGGGTATCTTGCAGGTAGAAGGCGTTGGCCCCCGCACTGATGAAGATGTCCACCTGCTGCCGTTCGATCAGATCACGTGCTGCCTTCACCGCATCGTTGAAGATGTTGTCGATGATGGTGATGCTGGCCAGAGCCTCGAACTCCGGAATCAGGCTGTGCACCACCTGGCTCAGTTTCGAGTTGCCGATCAGGCAGACTCGTACCCGGTCGAGTTCCGCGTTGGCGAATTCCACGGTGTATTGACCCTCTTATTGTTATGAAGCCTGGGCACTGGTAGCCGGCTCATGGCCGGTATTGCTCAACTGCGGAAAAGCCAGGGCTCGCTGAGCCGGCGACGTTCTTCATAGGCGCTGATCCGTGCCCCGTAGCACAGGCTTTCACCTACTTCGTCTAGGCCCTTGAGCAGGCGCTGGCGACGCCCTTCGTCGAGTTCGAAACACCATACCCCGCCGCTAACCGAAAGCAAGCGACGTTCCACATCCACCTCGGCCTGCAGGCCGGGCTGTGCCTCGGTCAGGGCGAACAGCTCGTCGATGGCTGCTTGCTCCAACAGCAGCGGCAGTACGCCGTTGTTGAAGCAGTTGTTGCGGAAGATATCGCCGAAGCTGGGGGCAATGACCACCCGCACCCCAAAATCGCGCAGCGCCCACACCGCGTGCTCGCGGCTGGAGCCACAGCCGAAGTTGGCTTGCGTCAGCACCACGCTGCCCTGGCGGTAGGGCGGCTGGTTGAGGATGCAGGCCGGGTTCTCGCGGCGCTTGTCCAGCGGCGTGTCGATCTCGCCGGGATCGAGGTAGCGCTCGTCGTCGAACAGGAAAGCGCCGAAGCCTGAGGCTTCCAGGCTCTTGAGGTACTGCTTGGGCAGCAGCATGTCGGTGTCGATGTTGGCCCGGTTGAGCGGGATGATGATGCCCTGGTGAGTGATCAGCGGCTGCATGCTCATAGATTCCTGAAGTCGATCAATTCACCGGCCACGGCGGCGGCTGCCGCCATGGTCGGCGACAGCAGGTGGGTGCGACCGCCCTTGCCCTGACGGCCTTCGAAGTTGCGGTTGGAGGTGGCCGCGCAGCGCTCGCCAGGGCTCAGGCGATCTGCGTTCATGCCCAGGCACATGGAGCAGCCCGGTGCGCGCCACTCGAAACCGGCGGCCTTGAAGATACGGTCCAGGCCTTCGCGCTCGGCCTGCAGGCTGACCAGGCCGGAGCCCGGCACCACCAGCGCCTGGCGGATACGCTCGTGCACACGGCGGCCGCGCAATACGTCGGCGGCGGCGCGCAGGTCTTCGATGCGTGCGTTGGTGCAGGAGCCGATGAAGATGCGATCCAGCGGCACGCCTGCCAGCGCCTGGCCCGGCTGCAGATCCATGTAGGCCAGGGCGCGCTCCCAGTCCAGGCGCTGCAGGGCGTCGCGGGCCATATCCAGCGTCGGGACATGGCCGTTGATCGGCAGAACCATTTCCGGCGAGGTGCCCCAGGTGACTTGCGGGCGAATGTCTTCGGCCTGGATCGTCAGTTCCTGGTCGAAGTGCGCGTCGGCGTCTGAATGCAGCGTTTCGCGCCAGTAGGCGGTGGCCGCATCCCAGTGTTCGGGCGTCGGCGCCAGCGGACGGCCGCGCACGTAACGCTCGGTGATCTGATCGTAGGCGATCAGCCCGACACGTGCGCCGGCTTCGATGCTCATGTTGCACAGGGTCAGGCGTGCTTCCATCGACAGCGTTTCGATGACCGGGCCGCAGAACTCGATGGCGTGCCCGCTGCCACCGGCGCTGCCGATGCGGCCGATGATGTACAGCGCCAGATCCTTGGCCGTGACGCCCGTGGCCAGGGCGCCTTCTACGCGAATGCGATAGTTCTTCAGCTTGCGACTGCGCAGGGTCTGGGTGGCCAGCACATGCTCGACCTCGCTGCTGCCGATGCCATGCGCGAGCGCTGCCAGGGCGCCGTGCGTGGCGGTATGCGAGTCGCCACAGACCAGCGTCATGCCCGGTAGCGTCAGGCCTTGTTCGGGGCCGACCACATGGACGATGCCCTGGCGCATGTCGTCGAGGGCGAACAGCGGGATGCCGAATTCGCGGCTGTTGCTTTCCAGCACGGCGATCTGCTGCCGGGCGATGCGGTCACTGATGCCGCCCAGGCCTTGCTCGCGGCCCAGGGTTGGCACGTTGTGGTCGGGCGTCGCCAGGCTGGTGTCCACGCGCCAGGGCTTGCGCCCTGCCAGGCGCAGGTTGGCAAAGGCCTGTGGTGACGTCACCTCGTGCAGCAGGTGGCGATCGATGTACAGCAGGGTCGAGCCATCGGGCAGATCCTCCACGCGATGACGATCCCAGAGCTTGTCGTAGAGCGTTTGTGCTCCCACGGTGTGTACCTCGGCAGTAGAAAAGGGCGGTTCTTCGAGCCTGTTCAAAGCCTGCTGCGCGTCGGTCATGCTGCGTTGAAATCAAGCTCAGAATGCTCATTTACAGCTCGTAAACTCGAATACGAGCCCAGTGCGTTCTTCGCTTGATTTCGCCTTGCCTGGCTCTAGCTCGCGAGGCTTTGAACAGGTTCTTATATGGTTGTTATTCGGTCAGCGTCGGGCGGGCGTCCAGGGCACCCAGCGGTACAACTCGTTGCCAGTGGGGTCGGCGACCCGGTAGCCGCAGTAGCTGTCCAGGCGCCCTCCGGCCTTCGGCTGGATGATGCAGTACGGCTTCTGACAGGCGTTCTCGTCCTGGCCGGCGTCCAGCAGGGCCTGGCGCGCCTGCGCCAGGGACTGATCGAGTGAGGCGACGCGCTGGCCATCGAGCTTCGCCACGTTGGCCTGGAAGTGGCTGACCCAGGCATCGGCAAAGGCGGCACAGCGGCCGCCCTCCGAGCTGCTGGCCGTCGATGGAGCATGACTGGGCGCCGTCGCCGAGCAACCGGCGACGGCCGCCAGCGCCAGTGCGCTAGCCCAGCAGCGCAAGGCAATCCTCCAGGTCGCGCACGTCCGCGTACTTGATCTGCAGGTCACGCAGGTTGGCCTGGTGCGCCTGCGCATCGCGATCACCCACCGCCTGTTCCGGCAGCAGCACACGGAACTCGTGCTGCAAGGCGTCCAGCGCGGTTGCCCGCACGCAGCCGCTGGTGGTCAAGCCGGTGACCATCACACCGTCGACGCCGGCCTCGTGCAGGCGTTGCGCCAGGTCGGTGCCGAAGAAGGCACTGGCCCAGAACTTCACCAGCACCGGCTCGCCGTCCTGCGGCGTCAGGCGCGGGTCTATCTGCACCAGCTCCGAGCCTGCCGCCAGCACGTTCAGCGCCGGTATCTTTTCGCGGAAGACCCGCGCCTGGTTTGGCTGGTCATAGGCCACGGTGGTGAAGATCACCGGCCAGCCGCGCCGACGGAAAGCTTCCAGCAGCTTGCGATTGGCCTCGACGACCGCCGGGCATTCGCTGGCCAGCGGGCTTTTCGTCGGGTCGGTGAAACCGACCGAGAGATCCACCAGCACCAGCGCATAGCGCTGGGCCGGGGAGAGGGAGCGGGAATCCAGAGCCATGGCGATTCCTCAGTTCCAGGACGGTGTGGTCGGTGCCGGCAGGCCGGTTTCGGCCAGGCAGCGTGCCTTGAGTTCGTCCAGCGTGCCGCCGCGATCGAACAGTTCGATCTCGCCGCGCTCGGCCGCCATGACCTCGCGCAGGGCGCGAGTCGCGCTCTCGTCCACGGCATCGTTGGCGACCACCACGCCATAGCGGCGGGCGCCGTCGGCACTGACCAGGCCTTTGCGCACATCAGTGAGCACCTTGGCCGGATCACGCTGCAGCGGGTCGCCCCAGCCACCACCGCCCCAGGTGTCGAACAGCACCAGGTCGCCAGCCTTGACCTGGATGTTGTCGCATTTGGCCGGCAGCATCTGCCGGGTGCCATCGGCACGGATCAGTTCCTTGCGGCTGCGCTCACCCGGTGCACCACCGTTGACGCCCCAGGGGTAGGTCAACCAGCGGTCGTCGTGGATCGACACCTCGCCATCGACCAGCAGCCGGTAGGCCACACGCAGACCGTTGCCACCCCGGTGCAGGCCGGCACCGCCGGAGTCGGCGAGGGTTTCGTAGGTTTCGATGCGCAGCGGGAAGTAGGCCTCGACGAACTCGTTGGGCACGTTGGTGAAGCCCGGCCACAGCGAGTGGCCGTCCGGGCCGTCGCCCACCGGCCGTCCCGGAATGCCGCCGAAGCCGATCTGGAACAGCTGGAACCATTCGCCCTGCTGGTCGTAGCCCGAGTACATGAAGTGCGGCGAGTCGGAGAAACCGGCGGCGTTCATCGCCTGCGGCGTGCCCTGGCCGAGCAGCCCGCCCATCATGTCGAAGATGCGCCCCAGCAGGTGGGTGCGGCAGGACAGGGCGGCGGGGAAGTTCGGCTTGAGGATCGAGCCCTGCGGGATACGCACTTCCACCAGGTCGTAGAAGCCGTCGTTGAGCAGGATCGCCGGGTCGAACAGGCTGATGGTCAGCGCGCCGAAGAAGATCTTGAACATCTCTTCGTTGAGGTAGAAGTTGACCGAGGAGGGTGCCTGCGGATCGGTGCCCTCGAAGTCGAAGATCGCCTTGTCGCCCTCGCGCCACAGTGCGCAGCGCAGGGTGTAGGGGCCCAGGCCGGCACCGTCGTCGCAGATGTAGTCCTCGAACACCTGGCGGTGCTCGGGCACCACACGGCCGATCACTTCTTTCATCGCCCGATGGGTGCGCTCGAGCATTTCCTGCTGGGCGCTGTAGAACACGTCGTCACCAAAGCGCTCGGCCAGTTCGACGCAGCGTTTGCCGGCGGTACGGCAGGCGGCGACGATGGCGTTGAGGTCGGAGCGGTTCCAGCGCGGCATGCGCACGTTGTGCAGGATGACGTCGAGCATGTCGGCGTTCATCTCGCCACGGCGGTACAGCTTCACCGGCGGGATGCGAATGCCTTCTTCCCAGATCGAACTGGCGTTGGTCGGCAGGCTGCCCGGCACCTTGCCGCCGACGTCGGACATGTGGCCGAACATGGCGGCGTAGTTGATCACCCGGCCGTTCTTGAAGATCGGCATCAGTACCAGCCAGTCCGGCAGGTGGCTGACTGCGCCGCTGCACAGGTACGGGTCGTTGGTGAGGAACACGTCGCCCTCTTCGATCTCGCCCTCGTAGCTGCGCAGGAAGCCGCTGATGAACGAACCGAACTGGCCGACGATCATCTTGCCGTCGCAGGTGGCGATCATCGGGAAGGCGTCGCCCTGTTCGCGGATGCCCGGACTCATGGCGGTGCGGAACAGCACCGCGTCCATTTCGTTACGGGCGTTGCCCAGGGCGTTCTCGACGATGTCGATGGTGATGCCGTCGACGTCGACGCGCTGGAACGGATTGCTGTTTTCTTGTTTGATGCGCGCAACCATGACGCTTACTCCTGATGGCCCAGCGGGCGGATCAACAGATTGCCGACGCGGTCCACGGCCGCTTCGTAACCCGGAAGAACGAGGGTGGTGGAGTCCATTTCCATGACGATGGCCGGCCCCGGCACGATCAGGCCCGGGCTCAGCTTGCCGCGCGCATAGAGCGCCGCATCGTAGTCCTGGCCGGCGTAGTGCACCGGGGTGTGGCCGACCTGCGCCTCGGCCAGGCTGCTGGTGGTGCTCTCGAAGGCGCGCTCGGTGATCTCCGGGCGCGGCGCGCGGGCGATGGCACGCAGGTTGACCAGCTCATGGGCTTCGTTGAGGGCGAAGGTGAACAGCTGCTCGTGTTCGGCATCGAAGGCGGCGGTGATGGCCTGCATGCCGGTACGGGTCAGCTCGTCCGGGTCGATGTCCAGGGTCAGCAGCAACGCCTGGCCCTGGTAGCGCACGTCGGCCTGCCAGGTCAGTTGTTGCACCTCGGCGGGGATGTCCTGCGCGGCCAGCGAGCTGCGCACGCTGTCGCCGAGTTGCTGGAGAATCTGCACCACTTCCTCGACGCTCATGTCGCTGACGCGGCGCACCAGCGAGCGCGAGGCCTCGTCCTTGACGCGGGTGGTGGCGTCACCATAGGCGCAGAGCACACCCGGGCCCGGCGGGATGATCACCGGCCAGGCATTCATAAGGATGCCCAGGGCGTTGGCGTGCAGCGGGCCGGCGCCGCCGAAGCCGCACAGGGCGAAGTCGCGCGGGTCGTAGCCCTGCTCGACGCTGATCAGGCGCAGCGCGCCGAACATGTGTTCGTTGGCGATGCGCACGATGCCTTCGGCGGCCTCGAACAGCGACACGCCCATGGCGTCGGCGGTGGCCTGCACGGCGGCGGTGGCCAGGTCCTTGCGCACCTGGAAGTCACCGCCGAGCTTCTGCTCGGCCGGCAGGTAGCCCAGCACCACGTTGGCGTCGGTCACGGTGGCCACGGTGCCGCCCTTGTTGTAGGCCGCAGGGCCAGGCACGGCGCCAGCGCTTTCCGGGCCGACGCGCAGGGCGCGGGTCAGTTCCGGCACCGAGGCCATGGAGCCGCCACCGGCACCGATGGTGCGCACGTCGACCGACGGCGCACGCACGGCCACGTCACCGACGCGGGTTTCGCGGCGAATGCGCGCCTGGTTGTTATCGATCAGCGCGACATCGGTGGAGGTGCCACCGACATCGAAGGTCAGCACCTTGCTGAAGCCGCCACGGGAGCAGAACCAGATCGCCCCGGCCACGCCGCCGGCCGGGCCTGAGAGCAGCAGGTTGACCGGTGTGCTGGCCGCCGACTGGCTGGTGGCCAGGCCACCGTCGGAGCGCAGGATGGACAGCTGCACGTCCGGGCGCAGGCGGCTGCACAGCTCGCCCTGCAGGTGTTCCAGGTAATTGGCCACTTCCGGGCGCACGTAGCTGTTGACCACGGTGGTCTCGGTGCGCTCGTACTCCTGCATTTCCGGCACCACTTCCGAGGACAGCGACACCGGCACGCCGGGCATCACCTCGCGGGCGATGTCGTGGATGGCCTGTTCATGTGCGCCGCTGGCGTAGGCGTTGACCAGGCTGATGGTCAGCGCCTCGATGCCGGCCTGCTTGAGGCGCAGCAGCTCGGAACGGATCGCTTCGCGATCCAGCTCGCGCACCACGGCACCGTGGGTGTCGATGCGCTCGTCGGCCTCGACGGTCAGTTCCAGCGGGGCGAGCA
Protein-coding regions in this window:
- a CDS encoding sigma 54-interacting transcriptional regulator; translation: MEFANAELDRVRVCLIGNSKLSQVVHSLIPEFEALASITIIDNIFNDAVKAARDLIERQQVDIFISAGANAFYLQDTLPIPVLALKVEQADLIQAVLTARRISSKILLLTYERQETNVELLSLFDGVELTHHTYSTAEHAKEIFHSVRNEGFGVVIGSSYACDLAEYAGLQSVLLYSRESCRNLLRKAIRQAGQHKREQQHAAIGQFLLEQNHQPQVLTNRTGAVVAWNNAASTLIPNIGRRRRLDGVLDSKMLDAQSLRAEGLLLGDRLCSLTKQPFELGGEAVGFLYSFQLSPLAMPQDDGRRLVFQSSRMAEVQNQLNVYGATPGTVLIRGETGTGKELAARQVHVSSANAKGPFVAINCAAIPAELFESELFGYAEGAFTSAKSGGKSGLLESANNGTFFMDEINSLPLPQQAKLLRVLQEREVSPVGSRRPISLNIKFVAACNVDLMDEVRAGRFREDLYYRISTFAVHIPPLRERVEDIPVLTAYLMRREGLRYALEVEPDALIKGVAQVFRRYHWPGNVRQLENVVERLIVSQRMYGSCEALLEALPRVVPELYAPLGEGENGGHLHHVEQEEIVKALQLFAGNKSMAAEYLGISQTTLWRRLKRLQSGENHV
- a CDS encoding RidA family protein is translated as MPAALTMQRVRTETDPFEPFALSQAIALGDWLFVSGQAALDAQGGVVGAGDFVQQAECAFGNLQQVLQAGGASLDDVVKVTLFLTDMGHFPEVVELRRRYFRPPYPADSIVEVKALALPELMFEIEAIAVRGTGAAKATG
- a CDS encoding hydantoinase/oxoprolinase family protein, whose product is MSFRLGVDVGGTFTDLLLINDVTGDSYTAKVPSTPHNPSIAVLNGIEKICQTSGVEPSAIRSVMHGTTVATNAILTRRGAKVGLVTTKGYKQVLHIARSFVPGGLGGWVTFNKGELLAPLELTVEADERIDTHGAVVRELDREAIRSELLRLKQAGIEALTISLVNAYASGAHEQAIHDIAREVMPGVPVSLSSEVVPEMQEYERTETTVVNSYVRPEVANYLEHLQGELCSRLRPDVQLSILRSDGGLATSQSAASTPVNLLLSGPAGGVAGAIWFCSRGGFSKVLTFDVGGTSTDVALIDNNQARIRRETRVGDVAVRAPSVDVRTIGAGGGSMASVPELTRALRVGPESAGAVPGPAAYNKGGTVATVTDANVVLGYLPAEQKLGGDFQVRKDLATAAVQATADAMGVSLFEAAEGIVRIANEHMFGALRLISVEQGYDPRDFALCGFGGAGPLHANALGILMNAWPVIIPPGPGVLCAYGDATTRVKDEASRSLVRRVSDMSVEEVVQILQQLGDSVRSSLAAQDIPAEVQQLTWQADVRYQGQALLLTLDIDPDELTRTGMQAITAAFDAEHEQLFTFALNEAHELVNLRAIARAPRPEITERAFESTTSSLAEAQVGHTPVHYAGQDYDAALYARGKLSPGLIVPGPAIVMEMDSTTLVLPGYEAAVDRVGNLLIRPLGHQE
- a CDS encoding hydantoinase B/oxoprolinase family protein — encoded protein: MVARIKQENSNPFQRVDVDGITIDIVENALGNARNEMDAVLFRTAMSPGIREQGDAFPMIATCDGKMIVGQFGSFISGFLRSYEGEIEEGDVFLTNDPYLCSGAVSHLPDWLVLMPIFKNGRVINYAAMFGHMSDVGGKVPGSLPTNASSIWEEGIRIPPVKLYRRGEMNADMLDVILHNVRMPRWNRSDLNAIVAACRTAGKRCVELAERFGDDVFYSAQQEMLERTHRAMKEVIGRVVPEHRQVFEDYICDDGAGLGPYTLRCALWREGDKAIFDFEGTDPQAPSSVNFYLNEEMFKIFFGALTISLFDPAILLNDGFYDLVEVRIPQGSILKPNFPAALSCRTHLLGRIFDMMGGLLGQGTPQAMNAAGFSDSPHFMYSGYDQQGEWFQLFQIGFGGIPGRPVGDGPDGHSLWPGFTNVPNEFVEAYFPLRIETYETLADSGGAGLHRGGNGLRVAYRLLVDGEVSIHDDRWLTYPWGVNGGAPGERSRKELIRADGTRQMLPAKCDNIQVKAGDLVLFDTWGGGGWGDPLQRDPAKVLTDVRKGLVSADGARRYGVVVANDAVDESATRALREVMAAERGEIELFDRGGTLDELKARCLAETGLPAPTTPSWN
- a CDS encoding NAD(P)-dependent alcohol dehydrogenase produces the protein MKAWQATPPFGLAALRLIERPRPTPGPQQVLIKVQAAALNYRDLEMASGTYQGQPQHAFTLLSDGAGEVVEVGAAVTRFTPGERVIGCFWQGWEGGRLGDTGSVLPLGGPLDGMLSEYVLLDERGVVPCPGHLSWEEAATLPCAALTAWQALVVEGQIKAGDWVLLQGSGGVSLFALQFALLHGARVIVSSSQDDKLQRLQALGATGLVNYRSTPDWHEQVMAITQGHGVDHVLEVGGPRSFAQSLLSLHTSGQINVIGYLGGQQGEINPLLILQRNARVRGIAVGPRQSFESMNRAIEANGLRPLLDSVHDWLDLPKALAHLQSGQHFGKVVLRISPP
- the leuD gene encoding 3-isopropylmalate dehydratase small subunit: MQPLITHQGIIIPLNRANIDTDMLLPKQYLKSLEASGFGAFLFDDERYLDPGEIDTPLDKRRENPACILNQPPYRQGSVVLTQANFGCGSSREHAVWALRDFGVRVVIAPSFGDIFRNNCFNNGVLPLLLEQAAIDELFALTEAQPGLQAEVDVERRLLSVSGGVWCFELDEGRRQRLLKGLDEVGESLCYGARISAYEERRRLSEPWLFRS
- the leuC gene encoding 3-isopropylmalate dehydratase large subunit: MGAQTLYDKLWDRHRVEDLPDGSTLLYIDRHLLHEVTSPQAFANLRLAGRKPWRVDTSLATPDHNVPTLGREQGLGGISDRIARQQIAVLESNSREFGIPLFALDDMRQGIVHVVGPEQGLTLPGMTLVCGDSHTATHGALAALAHGIGSSEVEHVLATQTLRSRKLKNYRIRVEGALATGVTAKDLALYIIGRIGSAGGSGHAIEFCGPVIETLSMEARLTLCNMSIEAGARVGLIAYDQITERYVRGRPLAPTPEHWDAATAYWRETLHSDADAHFDQELTIQAEDIRPQVTWGTSPEMVLPINGHVPTLDMARDALQRLDWERALAYMDLQPGQALAGVPLDRIFIGSCTNARIEDLRAAADVLRGRRVHERIRQALVVPGSGLVSLQAEREGLDRIFKAAGFEWRAPGCSMCLGMNADRLSPGERCAATSNRNFEGRQGKGGRTHLLSPTMAAAAAVAGELIDFRNL
- a CDS encoding isochorismatase family protein, which produces MALDSRSLSPAQRYALVLVDLSVGFTDPTKSPLASECPAVVEANRKLLEAFRRRGWPVIFTTVAYDQPNQARVFREKIPALNVLAAGSELVQIDPRLTPQDGEPVLVKFWASAFFGTDLAQRLHEAGVDGVMVTGLTTSGCVRATALDALQHEFRVLLPEQAVGDRDAQAHQANLRDLQIKYADVRDLEDCLALLG